Proteins from a single region of Scleropages formosus chromosome 22, fSclFor1.1, whole genome shotgun sequence:
- the tgm8 gene encoding protein-glutamine gamma-glutamyltransferase 2 encodes MSIQYWLACFLYKKTYKANLANWRPLKTLCIDAKIIAKVLTECLKKVMADLVHRDQTCRVSRRSALCLLSPLLCALYIELLVATMHAHPGIDGLLLLGGGDFKVDLHCEENNKAHNTDEISVKRLIVRRGKSFILTFCVDLKSFQALDPLQLAVETGPQASQSLKTKAVFEILPANAAGIGWNARVQAKSSSSVTVAVSSPEDACIGEYSLSVKRGSSSRSIGKFVLLFNPWCEADWTYLPQERERQEYVLNEHGIVYRGQSNGIQPMPWTFGQFEEDVMDICLRLLDVNPKCLRNAKEDCSARCNPIYVSRVLSAMVNAADDKGVLEGKWDGNYCDGVAPMCWSDSVAILRRWDQRNCNCVKYGQCWVFAAVLCTTLRCLGIPCRVVTNFESAHDTDGNLTVDHYCYDLGVTPNAKDSVWNFHVWVEAWMRRPDLSQSSQYDGWQVVDPTPQERSDGTYCCGPAPVKAILEGHTNLKYDVPFVFAEVNADIVTWRMNSDGTKTRMFSDTKEVGQNISTKAVGSYERMDITRNYKYPEGSAKERQVFEEAVRRCQRLTIRGGISDVSPATPDVSVKIVEVGQSINGKDLDLSLSLRSDQSKPLTLKIQLNARAVLYTGFSISNVWSKAFEVKLLPNKEENLFFSIPFSQYGTCLHGADGIKVTAVVSDIGGSEAMYGAEKTIVPKMPSLTITIRDGPNVFIKNTAEVYFKNSVSEPLKDCSLTLTGIGVLNDVFKISIPFLPPGRDIKELVPFQPYRTGFRQLVANFNCNLFHIKSACNIYVS; translated from the exons ATGAGCATTCAATATTGGCTTGCATGCTTTTTGTACAAGAAAACTTATAAAGCCAatcttgccaactggagacccctCAAGACGCTTTGCATTGATGCAAAGATTATCGCGAAGGTCCTGACCGAGTGCCTGAAGAAGGTAATGGCCGACCTGGTCCATCGTGACCAGACGTGCAGAGTGTCTAGACGTTCTGCCCTCTGTCTGCTCTCCCCGCTCCTCTGTGCTCTTTACATCGAGCTGCTGGTGGCCACCATGCATGCCCACCCAGGAATCGATGGCCTGCTCCTGCTGGGGGGTGGCG ATTTCAAGGTCGATCTGCACTGTGAGGAAAACAACAAAGCTCACAACACCGATGAAATCTCCGTAAAGCGGCTCATTGTGCGGAGGGGCAAGTCCTTCATCCTCACCTTCTGTGTGGACCTCAAAAGCTTCCAAGCACTCGACCCACTTCAGCTGGCTGTTGAGACAG GACCCCAAGCGTCCCAGTCGTTAAAAACGAAGGCAGTATTTGAGATTCTCCCGGCGAACGCAGCTGGAATTGGCTGGAATGCCAGGGTCCAAGCGAAGAGCTCCTCTTCTGTTACTGTGGCTGTCAGCAGCCCTGAAGATGCCTGCATTGGAGAATATTCACTCTCCGTAAAACGTGGCTCCAGCAGCCGCAGCATTGGCAAGTTTGTCCTGCTCTTCAATCCTTGGTGCGAGG CTGATTGGACTTACCTGCCccaggaaagagagagacaggagTACGTGCTGAATGAACACGGCATCGTATATCGTGGACAAAGTAATGGGATTCAGCCTATGCCGTGGACCTTTGGCCAG TTTGAAGAAGACGTAATGGACATCTGTCTCAGACTTCTGGATGTAAACCCAAAGTGCCTGAGGAATGCCAAAGAAGACTGCTCTGCACGCTGCAATCCCATCTATGTGAGCAGGGTCCTCAGTGCCATG GTCAATGCTGCAGATGATAAAGGTGTGTTGGAGGGCAAATGGGATGGTAACTACTGCGATGGTGTGGCACCAATGTGCTGGAGTGACAGTGTGGCGATCCTGCGGAGGTGGGACCAGCGTAACTGCAACTGTGTGAAGTATGGCCAGTGCTGGGTGTTCGCTGCTGTCCTGTGCACAA cattGAGGTGCCTGGGAATCCCTTGTCGAGTGGTTACCAATTTTGAGTCAGCTCATGACACTGACGGCAACCTTACAGTTGATCACTACTGTTATGACTTGGGTGTTACACCCAATGCGAAAGACAGTGTGTG GAACTTCCATGTGTGGGTGGAGGCCTGGATGAGACGCCCTGATCTTTCTCAAAGTTCACAGTATGATGGCTGGCAGGTGGTGGACCCCACGCCTCAGGAAAGAAGTGATG GAACCTACTGCTGCGGACCAGCCCCGGTGAAGGCTATACTGGAAGGCCATACCAACCTCAAATATGATGTTCCTTTCGTCTTTGCGGAGGTCAATGCTGACATTGTCACCTGGAGGATGAACTCCGATGGCACAAAAACAAGGATGTTCTCCGACACCAAGGAAGTGGGCCAAAACATAAGCACTAAAGCAGTGGGCAGTTATGAAAGAATGGACATTACGAGAAACTATAAATACCCAGAGG GTTCAGCGAAGGAGAGGCAGGTGTTTGAAGAAGCTGTGAGAAGATGTCAAAGGCTTACTATCAGAGGTGGCATTTCAGATGTCTCTCCTGCCACTCCTGACGTTTCAGTGAAGATTGTGGAGGTCGGACAGTCGATTAATGGAAAGGACCTGGACCTGAGTCTTTCACTGCGCAGTGACCAATCCAAGCCCCTAACACTGAAGATCCAGCTCAATGCACGAGCAGTGCTTTACACTGGCTTCTCTATTTCGAATGTCTGGAGCAAAGCCTTTGAGGTGAAGCTGCTGCCAAACAAAG AAGAAAACCTGTTTTTCAGTATCCCTTTCTCCCAGTATGGCACTTGCCTGCATGGGGCTGATGGCATCAAGGTGACCGCAGTCGTCTCGGACATCGGGGGGAGTGAAGCAATGTATGGTGCGGAGAAAACCATTGTTCCCAAAATGCCGTCCCTCACCATCACT ATCCGTGACGGCCCTAATGTGTTCATTAAGAATACTGCAGAAGTGTACTTTAAAAACTCTGTTTCTGAGCCCCTCAAAGACTGCAGCCTCACGCTCACGGGCATTGGCGTACTGAACGATGTCTTTAAAATCAG CATCCCATTCCTGCCACCAGGGCGTGATATTAAAGAACTGGTGCCCTTCCAGCCGTACAGAACTGGATTCCGGCAGCTGGTGGCCAACTTCAACTGCAATTTGTTCCACATTAAGTCAGCCTGTAACATTTATGTGTCTTAA
- the ppp4r1l gene encoding serine/threonine-protein phosphatase 4 regulatory subunit 1 encodes MAGLSLYFEDGHDDLDDFGFDDYGSECDGIRITAFLDAGQDNLTPLGRLEKYAFSENVFNRQIVARGLLDVLREFSDNENNFVTVMETVSRMSEDGEPTVRAELMEQVPNIAMFLHESRPIFPEAFSRYLVPIVVRYLTDPNNQVRKTSQAALLVLLEQGLIRESDMESKVCPVLLDLTEPTSDDDYKIEAVAIMCKVVTMLSKDTVENLLLLRFCELCSDARLFQVRKVCAANFGEFCSIVGQEATEKLLMPKFFDLCSDSLWGIRKACAECFMVVSNSTSPEVRRTKLSPLFISLISDQSRWVRQAAFQSLGRFISTFANPSSTGLHFKEDGTLRETAKCLSDRCEQLPCNDAPVNDSKSESIQTERLPHTSLSPDCTSSSDQALRIDGNKANEDASPSFVGITRDCLESQGQNCSAPIATDDRELQQVDDTYNSFHYWRSPLPDISQDLELLQNEVHHMPSLDAQGPATSSQIQKVLDCLQPHLDDPDVQAQVQVLSAALKAAQLETQTEDGEQDQELQPDTKETTELRPDSSLPPASLPVDPGFANTETLQETGPLESPQSDPSSPLLLDETEKDGKDSASNKLCEEEKSRVQNVIPQQLLDQYLSMTDPARAQTVDTEIAKHCAFSLPGVALTLGRQNWHCLKDTYETLATDVQWKVRRTLAFSIHELAVILGDQLTAADLVPIFNGFLKDLDEVRIGVLKHLYDFLKLLHADKRREYLYQLQEFMVTDNSRNWRFRYELAEQLILIIELYSHHDVYDYLRQIALTLCTDKVSEVRWISYKLVVEILQKLYASGDHDLGLNFINELILKFCHCPKWVGRQAFAFICQAVVEEDCMPMDQFAQHLLPSLLSLSSDSVANVRVLVAKALRQSILEKAYFKDPGCAYSDELEDTVMSLQADKDRDVRFFASLDPTRNVMDTDALI; translated from the exons ATGGCAG GTCTGTCTTTATATTTTGAAGATGGGCATGATGATTTGGATGACT ttgGATTTGACGACTATGGTTCAGAGTGCGATGGAATTCGTATCACAGCTTTTCTTGATGCAGGACAGGACAACCTCACTCCATTAGGACGGCTTGAGAAGTATGCCTTCAGTGAAAATGTCTTTAACAG GCAAATAGTGGCACGTGGGTTGTTGGATGTTCTCCGAGAGTTTAGTGACAATGAGAACAACTTTGTCACTGTCATGGAAACAGTTTCCAGAATGTCTGAAGATGGAG AACCTACAGTACGTGCTGAACTGATGGAACAGGTGCCCAACATTGCCATGTTTTTGCATGAGAGTCGCCCCATCTTTCCAGAGGCATTCTCCCGGTATCTGGTGCCCATTGTAGTGCGGTACCTGACTGACCCAAATAATCAG GTGAGGAAGACAAGTCAGGCAGCACTTCTTGTACTGCTGGAGCAGGGCCTCATCAGAGAGAGTGACATGGAGAGTAAGGTGTGCCCTGTACTGCTAGACCTCACAGAGCCCACCAGTGATGATGACTACAAGATCGAGGCTGTAGCG ATTATGTGCAAGGTGGTGACCATGCTGAGCAAGGACACAGTGGAAAACCTTTTGCTTCTGCGCTTCTGTGAGCTCTGCAGTGATGCCCGGCTCTTCCAAGTACGCAAG GTCTGTGCTGCCAATTTTGGGGAGTTCTGTTCAATTGTGGGCCAGGAAGCTACAGAAAAACTTTTG ATGCCGAAGTTTTTTGACCTGTGCTCTGACAGCCTGTGGGGCATTCGCAAGGCTTGTGCTGAGTGCTTCATGGTTGTCTCCAATTCCACATCCCCGGAGGTCCGACGGACCAAGCTGTCCCCTCTCTTCATTAGCCTTATTAGTGACCAGTCCCGCTGG GTGCGGCAGGCTGCTTTCCAGTCTCTTGGCCGTTTCATTTCCACATTTGCCAACCCCTCCAGCACTGGCCTGCATTTCAAAGAAGATGGGACCCTTCGTGAGACAGCAAAATGCCTTTCTGACAG GTGTGAGCAGCTCCCCTGCAATGATGCCCCAGTGAATGACAGCAAGTCAGAAAGCATCCAGACTGAGAGGCTACCACACACATCTTTGAGCCCGGACTGCACCTCATCTTCCGACCAAGCATTGCGCATTGATGGCAACAAAGCTAATGAAGATGCCAGTCCTAGCTTTGTGGGGATCACAAGAGACTGCTTAGAGAGTCAGGGACAGAACTGTTCTGCTCCTATAGCGACAGATGACAGAGAACTCCAACAGGTAGACGACACCTACAACTCTTTCCACTACTGGAGGTCTCCACTGCCTGACATCAGCCAGGACCTGGAGCTTCTGCAGAATGAGGTACATCACATGCCCAGCCTGGATGCCCAGGGGCCTGCTACCAGCTCCCAAATCCAGAAGGTTCTGGACTGCTTGCAGCCCCATCTGGATGACCCAGATGTGCAAG CTCAAGTGCAAGTACTCTCCGCTGCTTTGAAGGCAGCCCAGCTAGAGACTCAGACCGAGGATGGAGAACAGGACCAAGAACTTCAGCCTGACACTAAGGAGACCACAGAACTGAGACCTGATTCCTCTCTACCTCCAGCATCACTTCCTGTTGACCCTGGTTTTGCAAACACAGAAACTCTACAAGAAACAGGACCACTTGAGTCTCCACAGTCTGACCCTAGTTCACCTCTTCTTCTTGATGAG ACTGAAAAGGATGGCAAGGACTCCGCCTCCAACAAGCTATGCGAAGAAGAGAAATCCAGAGTCCAG AATGTGATCCCTCAGCAGCTGCTAGATCAGTACCTGTCGATGACTGACCCAGCTCGGGCGCAGACTGTGGACACAGAGATTGCCAAGCACTGTGCATTCAGCCTGCCTGGAGTTGCCCTCACGCTGGGCCGCCAGAACTGGCATTGCCTCAAGGATACCTACGAAACGCTTGCCACTGATGTGCAA TGGAAAGTACGCCGGACATTAGCCTTCTCTATCCATGAGTTGGCAGTAATCTTGGGTGACCAGCTCACAGCGGCAGACCTGGTGCCCATTTTCAACGGCTTTTTGAAGGACCTGGATGAGGTGCGCATTGGAGTCCTCAAGCACCTGTATGACTTCCTCAAG TTGCTCCATGCAGACAAGCGACGGGAGTATCTTTACCAGCTGCAGGAATTTATGGTGACAGACAACAGCCGTAATTGGAGGTTCCGATACGAACTGGCAGA GCAGCTGATCCTGATTATTGAACTCTACAGCCATCATGATGTGTATGACTACCTTCGACAGATAGCACTTACCCTCTGTACAGACAAAGTGTCAGAAGTCAGGTGGATTTCATACAAGTTG GTGGTGGAGATCTTGCAGAAGCTGTATGCCAGCGGGGACCATGATCTGGGCCTCAACTTCATAAATGAGCTTATTCTTAAATTTTGCCACTGTCCCAAGTGGGTGGGCCGCCAggcctttgcatttatttgccAG GCAGTTGTAGAGGAAGACTGCATGCCCATGGACCAGTTTGCCCAGCACCTGTTGCCCAGTTTGCTAAGCTTGTCATCTGACTCTGTAGCCAATGTTCGAGTGCTGGTAGCTAAAGCACTCCGGCAAAGCATCTTAGAAAAAG CATACTTCAAAGACCCTGGCTGTGCCTATTCAGATGAACTAGAGGACACAGTGATGTCTCTCCAGGCGGATAAAGACCGTGATGTGCGCTTCTTTGCTAGTTTGGACCCCACCAGAAATGTTATGGACACAGATGCCTTAATCTAA